CGGGGATGACGATCATGAAGGCCGCCAGGTAGAGCGGATTGGCGATCGTTATCGGCGCGAAGAGGGCGCCGATGACCCAGATGATCCCCGCCACGATCAGTCCCCGCAGCGCAGAGGAGAGGACGTAAGCCAGCACCATCTCGGTGTGTGAGAGCGGCGACGTGAGCACCTCGTGGATGTACTCGTTCCAGCGCCCGTGGAAGATGGAGAACGACGAGTTCTCGAAGGCGTTGGAGATGGTCCCGAGCACGACGAGGCCGGGCAGGATGAAGAGGATGTACGCCTGGCTCGGCGAGAGCCCCGTGCCTGCGAGGCCGACCCCCTCCAGATCGATCCGTCCGCCCAGCACGACGCCGAAGACGGTGAAGTACAGCAGGTTGGTGATCATCGGCGGCAGGAACGTGTTCCGGGGCCGCCGGACGTACCGGAGGATCTCCCGCCGGAGCAGGGTGACGAATCCGGTGGCCCTCATGCTTCGACCTCCGCCGCCTCTCGGTCGCCGTCGTCGGCCTCCTCACCGTCGTCGCCGGTGCGAGTCATGTCGACGAACACCTCCTCCAGCGACGCCCGGCGGATATCGAGCGAGGCCACGGTGTGGCCCGCTCGCTCCAGCTGGCGCATGACCGCCGGGGCAGCCTGGCTGCCGCCCGCGGCGGTCACCAGCAGGCGATCGCCCTCCATCGTGACCCGGTGGATGCCGCCGACGTCCAGCGACGGCGCCGTCGCGGGCGGGTCGGCGAGCTCGAACTCCAGAGTGTCGGTGCCGCGGTCCCGGAGCTCCTCGGGCGTGGCCACCTCGACCTTGCTGCCCTCGTCCATGATGGCCACGCGGTCGCAGAGCCGCTCGGCCTCCTCGATGTAGTGGGTCGTCAGCAGGATCGTCGTCCCCTCGTCGTTGAGGTCGGTGATCAGCTCCCAGAGGTCCCGCCGCAGTTCCACGTCGACGCCGGCCGTGGGCTCGTCCAGGATGAGCAGGTCCGGGTCGGAGACCAGTGCCCGCGCGAGCATGAAGCGGCGCTTCATCCCGCCCGAGAGCCAGTCGAAGCGGGTGTCGCGCTTGTCCCAGATGCCGACCGTCTTCAGCGCG
This genomic interval from Halomicrobium urmianum contains the following:
- a CDS encoding ABC transporter permease, yielding MRATGFVTLLRREILRYVRRPRNTFLPPMITNLLYFTVFGVVLGGRIDLEGVGLAGTGLSPSQAYILFILPGLVVLGTISNAFENSSFSIFHGRWNEYIHEVLTSPLSHTEMVLAYVLSSALRGLIVAGIIWVIGALFAPITIANPLYLAAFMIVIPVLFASLGVIGGLWAEDFDYLTVMNQFIIRPLVFFGAVFYPLEALEGFARDVSYLNPMVYMVNGVRYGVVPDAVDVAPDLSLAVLTGLTVTVLLIDVELVRRGYGLVD
- a CDS encoding ABC transporter ATP-binding protein, translated to MTAPAIRARELQKSYGDVQALDGLSLTVESGEFFGLLGPNGAGKTTFINALVGLVHADGGEATVFGADVEDDYREARDRIGLAPQEYNVDRFFPIVEVLEHKAGYHGVPSGEARERAEDALKTVGIWDKRDTRFDWLSGGMKRRFMLARALVSDPDLLILDEPTAGVDVELRRDLWELITDLNDEGTTILLTTHYIEEAERLCDRVAIMDEGSKVEVATPEELRDRGTDTLEFELADPPATAPSLDVGGIHRVTMEGDRLLVTAAGGSQAAPAVMRQLERAGHTVASLDIRRASLEEVFVDMTRTGDDGEEADDGDREAAEVEA